TTTAATACTAGGATCAGGAGGAACAAGAGGGTTGGGTGTGGCAGAACCCTGAGAGggaatccatttatcacaccatgggtcaataaattgaccatccccaACAATCCAAGAAATAAAAGGTTTTATAAGCTCCTTAATAGTATGCAGgcacttccaagtccaagaacaTTTAGCAGTACACTTAGCATTCAAAAAATCAGTTTCGGGAAAATATTTGACCTTAAGAACAGTGGCCAGAAGACAGTTAGGATTTTCCAGGATTCTCCAGGCATTCCTAGCAAGCATTTCTAGGTTGTTTAACTCAGCCTTCCTGAACCCCAAACCTCATTCAGCTTTAGGGTAACATAAGATGTCCCAGCCTAGAAGGTGCAACTTTTTATTCTAGGGGTCTAAAGTTTCACCCCACCAGAATTTACAGAGGTGAGAGTCCATCTGTCTACAAAGGTGTTTAGGGATAAGAAAGTCTCCCATTTGAAAAAGAGGGATAGCTTGACCAATGTGCTTGATCAGAGTAGTCCTAGCAGCTTGGGATAAGAGCTTGTGAAGCCAGATAGAGATCCTGACATCAAtggcttggagaatacccatatgtGTCTGGATTTTAGAAGCTTGGAAAACAGTAGGtgttccaagatatttttctcctaaatcccTGCTTTGGATATCTAAAATATTAGCCAAGATGGCTTTCCTATGTTCAGGAATCTTCCTACTAAACAAAataccagatttttcaaaattgatttcttgCCCAGAAGCAAGACTATATTTTTGAAGATAGTCTTATATGACATGAAAGTTTTTTTCAGTAGCTTTTGAAAACAAGTCATTTCAGGAGCCTCTTTACAGACTCTTATGCCTTCTAAAGTACCCTTTTTTTGGAGGCTATCAATGTAAGAAGATAGGGCTTCAGAATAAATGATGTAAAGATAGGGAGATAGAGGGTCTCCCTGTCTTAGACGTCTTTCAGGTTGAAAGAAACCTGTAGGGCTACCATTAAGAAGGACAGAATAAAACACAGTGAAGACACACTGGTTTATCAGTTTAACCCAATGATTAGACAGACCCATTTTAGTTAAGACTTTCTCAAGAAAAACCCACTCAAGCTTATCATAGGCCTTAGACATGTCAAGTTTGATGTCAGTTATGCCCTCAACTTTATCATTATGATTGACAGCATATATGGCCTCATTAGAAAGCAAAATGTTATCAGAGATACTCCTCTTAGGGATAAAAGCACTTTGGTTTTGGGAAATAATATTGTTCATAAAAGGTTTCAGTCTATTAGCTAgagtttttgaaagaattttataaataaaattacataggCCAATAGGCCTACACTGGGTTACCAATTCAGCAAGAGGGACTTTTGGGATGAGAGTTATGTTGGTATGATCAAAAACCTTGGTAATGTTACCAGTTCTAAAGCAGGTTTGAGTCATATCAACAACAGCTTCCCCCAAAATATCCCAATGCTTTTGATAAAAGAGGCCTGTAAAACCATCAGGACCAGgatcctcccccccccccccccccatttggACGACAACATTCTTAATTTCCTCTGGAGTCAAAGGCATATTTAAGGATGCATTATCTTCTTCAGAGAATTTAACAGGAAGATCAACAAGAATTTCATCTTGGAATTGCTGAGGATGAGTGGAATAaagatttttgaaataatctatgaaagaatctccaatactatctctatcagttagaatagtattcAAGGAGTTCTTTATCCAGCTAATAGTTGTTTacgggtgaaaatcgtttctgccgattttggtaattccggtaagtgagtgagaaacagatataaaccctaaacaaatgtactgcacgggagtactttagattcgagagatcattctgtacaactccggcctaaaccaagaaatggtcgttccggatttgcttcagtcacaaagaggaggagaagggctggtttagggagggaagcgaagacagtgttgagaccagaacagttctggaagagtattacttgacttgtatcagaaggtgaaagattttgggaaagctagcaaagttgtaTTTctaagtattgtatttctcctgaccaaaaacttgttgtcttggtggaaataggtaagacatatttatacaagtctaagtgaaacatactctggcctcgtaaaaaaaagaaacggatgagttaaatgggaagaggtggtaacgcctggtattgatggaatttgatataatttatgttccataatgaaagagcgtttcactattgtttcctgcatttactaaccgttttattcttaatacactgtcttgaaacgggcatttgtgtatgccgcacgcggtaaaccgccaaaccaaaaccctaaagagcatccccagtttgtgacatgtattgatgtctcgagtgttttcgtggaaaacgtgtagcatgtcgctggtgtttgataagttgagcttgagagatgtgtcggctcagtgacgaccttcgacgctcgagattttgcatcttaagagaaatcgtggcctttgatgtaggcgccgcatgccaaagtgcaagggttgcacggcatgtgccaaagGCTTGTGCGAaatgccttggttgtaggttgcacatcgggtgcaagtggtaatgccaaaatgcaagtgttgcatggcatgtgccaattgaCCGcatagcggctttggccctaggtttgcacgggttggcatgctaggttgcaagggtcgcttggcatgtgccaatggcgcgtgtggcggcttggcactaggttttcacggcttcgcatgctaggttgcaagcgtcgcttggcatgtgccaatggcgcgtgtggcggcttggccctaggtttgcacggctgggcatgctaggtcgcaagcgtcgcttggcatgtgccagtgGCGCGTGTGGCTTATTTgccctaggttttcacggctcggcatgctaggtcgcaagcgtcgcttggcatgtgccaatggcgcgtttggcggcttggccctaggtttgcacggctcggcatgctaggtcgcaagcgtcgcttggcatgtgccaatggtgcgtgtggcggcttggtcctaggtttgcacgactttccatgctaggtcgcaagcgtcgcttggcatgtgccaatggcgcgtgtgacggcttggccctaggtttgcacggcttggcatgctaggtcgcaagcgtcgcttggcatgtgccaatggcgcgtgtggcggcttggccctaggtttgcacggcttggcttgctaggtcgcaagcgtcgcttggatgTGCTAATGGCgggtgtggcgcaatgattgtgcagctcgaatttggcacggttgccgtgaagcgcaatgattgtgcagctcaaATTTGGCAcggttgatgtagtttttaagtggtagtaaagttcgttcaactcagacttgtgtagactcgattttagactcaaattaaaatagaaaacttaaaaagaaattgttatcaagattataaaaaacactaagactcaggattccaccaatctccaatttttatgtgctttaatctaatc
This is a stretch of genomic DNA from Papaver somniferum cultivar HN1 chromosome 1, ASM357369v1, whole genome shotgun sequence. It encodes these proteins:
- the LOC113334262 gene encoding uncharacterized protein LOC113334262; the protein is MPLTPEEIKNVVVQMGGGGGEDPGPDGFTGLFYQKHWDILGEAVVDMTQTCFRTGNITKVFDHTNITLIPKVPLAELVTQCRPIGLCNFIYKILSKTLANRLKPFMNNIISQNQSAFIPKRSISDNILLSNEAIYAVNHNDKVEGITDIKLDMSKAYDKLEWVFLEKVLTKMGLSNHWVKLINQCVFTVFYSVLLNGSPTGFFQPERRLRQGDPLSPYLYIIYSEALSSYIDSLQKKDYLQKYSLASGQEINFEKSGILFSRKIPEHRKAILANILDIQSRDLGEKYLGTPTVFQASKIQTHMGILQAIDVRISIWLHKLLSQAARTTLIKHIGQAIPLFQMGDFLIPKHLCRQMDSHLCKFWKAELNNLEMLARNAWRILENPNCLLATVLKVKYFPETDFLNAKCTAKCSWTWKCLHTIKELIKPFISWIVGDGQFIDPWCDKWIPSQGSATPNPLVPPDPSIKVAYFIDSQSRSWDVGLRPSPCKNLWKCIWKVKVPYRIQVFLWRAARNVLPSGTILHTRMPMHSVDCPRCSDPQETIMHALSLWTSRNNLILQGIRENYTAVLARAMLLTRNSKNHSLTTPSTVHVSISDKWMPPSFGWIECNIDGAFDDISGANGAGFVMRDFSRKATFCASLVFDVHSAEEAEARAIGAVLKKVVEQHLSHIIVESDAKALIDQFSAGNFDGDSRMDAIFKDIFFFSSKLFACIFSFQPRSCNSVTHELAQWEKQNNSSMYWSKPPVWILPIVEEDH